The DNA segment GCGGAGTACAAGTTCGCTCCCTATGGGGAGAAGGAGCTCGCTTCCGGGGACGGGACGGCGTATCGGTTTACGGATAAGGCCGAGGATGCCACGACCGGGCTGGATTACTTCGGGTTCCGTTTCTACGACCCGGAGGTGGGGAGGTTTATATCGCAGGATCCGATTAAAGCTGGAGATAATTGGTTTGCGTATTGTGAGGATAATCCGGTGAATTTGGTGGATCCCGATGGACTAAGAATTGACATTGATGGAACGCCGGGGACGAGTAGTGAGTTTTCGGTGCATAGGGATAGTTGGTCTACTCGAGATCATTCTGAATATCATAGTGTGCATACCTCAGATGGCCATCATTATGATGTAAAATATGATTCTCAGCATGGCAGCTACCATTCTATAACAAGTCGCGACACTTGGATAGATAGTAATGGTAATAGGAATGAAAAGTACGATTTTAGTTTACGAACAAAAAGAGGGAAAGAAATATCCGGTATGAGTTGGGACTCGAATAATCCATTGTCTATATCGGCAAGAGGAAGAGTACCCGATGGATATTATATGGATTTCAATTTTTCTGGTGGTTATTGGGGTGTTGGTGGTACATTCGGGTGGATAATAGACTCCTCGGGAGCACGTTTTTATGGTGGAGGAGGATTTATGACGCCTGGTGTATCAGTAAGTATTACGTTTGGCTCTGGAAGTTATCGTTCATGTCGGGGATTAAACGCCGCTTTTCAAGGTGCTTATGGTATTGCAATTCAAAAGGGTTATAATATTTCTCAGCGCAGTGGGTTTGGTGAATATGGTTTTGGAACTCCAGGAGCTTCATTAACAATGTATTATGTTCCATGAAGGGGGATTCAAAATGATTTTACATATAATTGAAATAGGAATTTGGATTTTAGCGTTTGTCTTCCGTAAACAATTGTCAAAATCTATGGTATCTTTTCAGAACAATGTCTGGGGATTTAAGTTTACAGATAGAACTGCAGCAATAAATGAGATAAT comes from the Hydrogenispora ethanolica genome and includes:
- a CDS encoding RHS repeat-associated core domain-containing protein, with product AEYKFAPYGEKELASGDGTAYRFTDKAEDATTGLDYFGFRFYDPEVGRFISQDPIKAGDNWFAYCEDNPVNLVDPDGLRIDIDGTPGTSSEFSVHRDSWSTRDHSEYHSVHTSDGHHYDVKYDSQHGSYHSITSRDTWIDSNGNRNEKYDFSLRTKRGKEISGMSWDSNNPLSISARGRVPDGYYMDFNFSGGYWGVGGTFGWIIDSSGARFYGGGGFMTPGVSVSITFGSGSYRSCRGLNAAFQGAYGIAIQKGYNISQRSGFGEYGFGTPGASLTMYYVP